Within Deinococcus actinosclerus, the genomic segment CTGGTCATGCCTGATCCGGTGCCCGCCCGGATGCTGTGCATCGGCGGCGGCGTGATCGGCTTCGAGTTCGCGCACGTGTACAACAACATGGGCAGCAAGGTCAAGGTCATCGAGTTCATGCCGAACGTGGTGCCCGGCGCGGACGCCGACGCCGTCAAGGAATTCACGAAGGCCATGAAGAAGCAGGGCATCGAGATCGCCGTGCAGACCAAGGCCAACAAGGCCGAGAAGAAAGCCGACGGCGTCCACGTGGAACTGGAGGACGTGAAGACCGGCGCCAAGACCGTGGAGGTCTTCGACCGCGTGCTGGTGGCCGTGGGCCGCCGCCCCCGCACCGACGGCCTGAACGCCCAGGCGGCGGGCGTGACCGTCACGGACCGGGGCTTCATCCCGGCGGACAAGCAGCAGCGCACGAACGTCCCGCACATCTACTCCATCGGGGACGTCGCCAGTAACCCCATGCTGGCCCACAAGGCCATGAAGGAAGGTCTGGTCGCGGCCGAGGTCATCGCCGGGAAACCCGCCGAGCAGGACGCCGTCGCCATTCCCGGCGTGGTGTACACCAGCCCCGAACTGGCCTGGGTGGGCCTGACCGAGCAGGAGGCCAAGGACAAGGGCTACAGCGTCAAGACCGGCGTGTTCCCCCTGTCCGCCTCGGGCCGCGCCATGACCCTCCAGCAGACCGACGGCTTCGTGAAGATGGTCGTCGAGAAGGACACCGACCTGCTGCTGGGCGTACACATCGTCGGCCCCCACGCCAGCGACCTGCTCGGCGAGGCCGGACTGGCGCTGGAGATGGCCGCGACTGCCAGCGACATCGCCCTGACCATCCACGCGCACCCCACCCTGGGCGAGAGCGTGCTCGAAGCCGCCGAGGCGGTGCACAAGCAGGCGATTCACATCATGAACAGGTAATCGCCTCGCCGCCCGAAGGGCCGAGCAGAGCGAGGAGCGATAGACCCCCCAGGCCGCCCTGGGGGGTTTGCTCTGCCAGCAGGGCGGGCAGACTGGACGGGGACGGTCGGTGTTCAGTCCCCTGGGGTGGGATCGGTCGGTGCGGCGGGGAGGGTGAACCAGAAGGCGGTGCCTTGACCGGGGGCGGAGGTGAGGCCCATGCGGCCGCCGTGGCCTTCGACGATGCGGCGGGCGACGGACAGGCCGATGCCGGTGCCGGGGTATTCGTCGCGGCCGTGGAGGCGCTGGAAGACCGTGAAGATCCGCTCGTGGTATTCGGGGGCGATGCCGATGCCGTTGTCCTGCACGGTGAAGCGGACCTGTTCTCCTTCGTGCTGCGCGCTGATGTGCACGTGGGGGGGCACGCCGGGGGCGTGGAATTTCAGGGCGTTCCCGATGAGGTTCTGCAGGAGGCGGCGCAGCTGCGTGCCGGACGCCAGCACGTGGGGCAGGGGGTCGGCGCTGAGCGTGGCCCCGGCCTGCGTCAGCGGCGCGGCCAGATCGGCCCGCAGCTGGGAGAGGACCTGATCGGGGTCGGTGGGCCGCAGGGGTTCACGCTGGGAGGTGACGCGCGCGAAGCTCAGGAGGTCCTGGATGAGCTGCTGCATGCGGGCGGTGCCGCTGCTGATGTGCGTGACGTACTGCGCCACGCGGGGGTCCTGATGGTCGTCGAAGCGCCGGGCGAGCAGTTCGGTGAAGCTGGTGATGGTCCGCAGGGGTTCTTGCAGGTCGTGGCTGGCGACGTACGCGAACTGTTCGAGTTCGGCGTTGCTGCGTTCGAGTTCCTGGGTGCGGCGGTGCAGGGCCTGGGCGTGCTCGGCGCGTTCGATGGCGAGTTGCAGGCTGGAGAGGACCGTGTCGAGGAGGCGGCGGTTCACGCTCGTCCAGGGTTCGGGCGTGTGGCGGCCCACGACGAGCACGCCGCGCACGCGCTGGCCGCTCTGGACGGGGAAGGACGCGGTGGCCTGGATGTCAGTGATGTCCTCGCGGGCGGCGGCGACGGTGCCTGGGTCGAAGCGGTCCTGGTAGTGGGGGGCGCGGGTGGCGTAGGGCCGGTCGACGTTGACGGTCTGGCCGCGGGGCAGGCCGCGCTGGAGGACAGGCAGCAGGTTGGGGTTGCGGAAGTGCCCGCGGTGGCTGCGCAGCTGCCAGCGGTCGCCCTGCGGTTCGTAGTAGGTGGTGACGGCGTGCGGCAGGAGGTTCACGATGATCTCCTGGGCGCGCCCGACGAGGCTGACCGGGTCGGGTTCCAGTGTGAGGTCGCGCGAGAGTTCCGCGAAGGCTTCCAGGGCGCGGGTGCGGATCTCGAGTTCGGCGGCGTGTTCGCGCAGCGTGCGGGCCTGTTCGGCGCGTTCGATGGCCAGCCCGAGACTCTGGGCGACGCTTTCCAGGACGGCCTTGTCGGCGCGGCGCCAGGGCTGGGCGTGGTTCAGGCCGAACGCGAAGATGCCGCGCGGCGCGCCGTTCACGCTGACGGGCAGCGTGGCGGTCGT encodes:
- a CDS encoding ATP-binding protein, which translates into the protein MTPSRLRDHLPALTGAATAIAAPADLDSHLLRPLETLLDVAWLRWTRRAGQPWTVATACGAAPTGAPAPAGSGDEPLPTVSVTPHGLLLRVTPDDAALLTGPLPGAQERGELLCALRVAALALRHAALLGSAQAGQVALSRAQTFATLSPIGIAAGTLDGRLVEVNDAYLHLLGYTRADFDAGRINWVALTPDSERAGDEAAFVRAFTHGASGWYEKTMLDRHGQAIPVEVQLLRYHDQTDDLVIGYVRDLRERRALELERQARAADTQAQLGRTESDLARLAAQLHGQNTELEGRTAVLEGFAGLTRDLTVEGDLYALIRRAQQFAQQLLPSGFAVYYEPEGDLWRLKSQVGDLGNPELQATLDAGISFEGTPNLLIPWRTRQPHYQEHYDHAADGLAAVTAQLRTTATLPVSVNGAPRGIFAFGLNHAQPWRRADKAVLESVAQSLGLAIERAEQARTLREHAAELEIRTRALEAFAELSRDLTLEPDPVSLVGRAQEIIVNLLPHAVTTYYEPQGDRWQLRSHRGHFRNPNLLPVLQRGLPRGQTVNVDRPYATRAPHYQDRFDPGTVAAAREDITDIQATASFPVQSGQRVRGVLVVGRHTPEPWTSVNRRLLDTVLSSLQLAIERAEHAQALHRRTQELERSNAELEQFAYVASHDLQEPLRTITSFTELLARRFDDHQDPRVAQYVTHISSGTARMQQLIQDLLSFARVTSQREPLRPTDPDQVLSQLRADLAAPLTQAGATLSADPLPHVLASGTQLRRLLQNLIGNALKFHAPGVPPHVHISAQHEGEQVRFTVQDNGIGIAPEYHERIFTVFQRLHGRDEYPGTGIGLSVARRIVEGHGGRMGLTSAPGQGTAFWFTLPAAPTDPTPGD
- the lpdA gene encoding dihydrolipoyl dehydrogenase; this encodes MTKSYDYDVLVIGAGPGGYHAAIRAAQLGLKVACAEREKVGGVCLNVGCIPTKALLHAGEQIAAARHAADFGLTFGEQRMDIAKLNGWKDGIVKKLTGGVGALFKANKVTHLTGQASFVDDHTVKVGEQTVTAASIIIATGSEPAKLPGLDVDQESIVDSTGALVMPDPVPARMLCIGGGVIGFEFAHVYNNMGSKVKVIEFMPNVVPGADADAVKEFTKAMKKQGIEIAVQTKANKAEKKADGVHVELEDVKTGAKTVEVFDRVLVAVGRRPRTDGLNAQAAGVTVTDRGFIPADKQQRTNVPHIYSIGDVASNPMLAHKAMKEGLVAAEVIAGKPAEQDAVAIPGVVYTSPELAWVGLTEQEAKDKGYSVKTGVFPLSASGRAMTLQQTDGFVKMVVEKDTDLLLGVHIVGPHASDLLGEAGLALEMAATASDIALTIHAHPTLGESVLEAAEAVHKQAIHIMNR